A single region of the Bdellovibrio sp. GT3 genome encodes:
- a CDS encoding S1 RNA-binding domain-containing protein translates to MSKKDIFGDDVDSKKSFEDFEALFAESSAGGLKTRVSVGDQIRGEILSIGKEESFVSTGTPTDGMIFTKDLMDENKEVKYSVGDMIDVVVLSTKGGEIRLAKKGALGASTDSLEDAYDMELPVTGTVTEVVNGGLRVNVQGKTAFCPISQIDSRFVSDATEYVGRKFDFLITQFDKRNIVVSRRKLLDLQKAEFEGAFMQKHEAGAILEGRIMRLEKFGAFVELEQSVEGLVHLSELSWSRVHSPQEVVSVGQTVTVKLLKIEEIDGKLKISLSMKQADGDGNPWNSVPAKFPVGTVVNGKVEKKESYGLFVNIAPGITGLLPKSKWRDHVDGQQFENKKRGDDIAVQIDEIKFEDKKISLGVPGAGEDHSWRSHQPASGSGFGSLGDALKGLTIKPKK, encoded by the coding sequence ATGAGTAAGAAAGATATTTTTGGGGATGATGTTGATTCTAAGAAATCATTTGAGGATTTTGAGGCTCTTTTTGCTGAATCATCAGCGGGCGGTCTTAAGACTCGAGTTTCTGTAGGGGATCAAATTCGTGGTGAGATTCTTTCCATCGGTAAAGAAGAGTCCTTCGTATCCACGGGCACTCCAACAGACGGCATGATTTTTACAAAAGATCTTATGGATGAAAATAAAGAAGTTAAGTACAGCGTCGGCGACATGATTGACGTTGTGGTTTTGTCCACTAAAGGTGGCGAGATCCGTTTGGCTAAAAAGGGTGCGTTGGGTGCTTCCACGGATTCTTTGGAAGACGCTTACGATATGGAACTTCCGGTAACAGGGACCGTGACTGAAGTGGTCAACGGTGGTCTGCGTGTGAATGTTCAGGGCAAAACCGCTTTCTGTCCGATTTCGCAAATTGATTCCCGCTTTGTTTCTGATGCCACTGAATACGTGGGTCGTAAATTTGATTTCCTGATCACGCAATTCGATAAGCGCAACATCGTGGTTTCCCGCCGTAAACTTTTGGATCTGCAAAAAGCAGAGTTCGAAGGCGCATTCATGCAGAAGCATGAAGCGGGTGCGATCCTTGAAGGTCGTATCATGCGTTTGGAAAAATTCGGTGCCTTCGTTGAACTTGAACAAAGTGTTGAAGGTCTGGTTCATTTGTCGGAGCTTAGCTGGTCCCGCGTGCACAGCCCGCAAGAGGTTGTGTCTGTAGGTCAAACAGTGACTGTCAAACTTTTGAAAATCGAAGAAATCGACGGCAAGTTGAAAATTTCCCTGTCCATGAAACAAGCTGACGGTGACGGCAATCCTTGGAATTCAGTTCCAGCGAAATTCCCAGTGGGTACAGTGGTAAACGGTAAGGTTGAAAAGAAAGAATCTTACGGTTTGTTCGTGAACATTGCTCCGGGTATCACAGGTCTTTTGCCAAAATCCAAATGGCGTGATCATGTTGATGGCCAGCAGTTTGAAAACAAAAAACGTGGTGATGACATCGCAGTGCAAATTGATGAAATCAAATTTGAAGACAAGAAGATTTCTTTGGGCGTACCAGGCGCTGGTGAAGACCACTCCTGGAGATCTCACCAACCGGCTTCCGGCAGTGGTTTTGGATCTTTGGGTGATGCTTTGAAGGGCTTAACGATCAAGCCTAAGAAGTAG
- a CDS encoding MFS transporter, which translates to MSSTNDFIQQEKTTFSRDQWIVIGLLAFLQFTIILDFMILSPLGAILMPAMQISPSQFGMVVSGYAVSAAISGFLTAGFADKFDRKKLLMFFYAGFILGTLFCALAPNFHMLLAARIVTGLFGGVIGSIVFAIMTDLFPLQQRGRVMGILQTAFAASQVMGLPLGLWLSSKWGWHSPFLMIVAVSTAVGFIIWAKLPSITAHLALRTEKKALTHLVHTVATPKYAFAFVLTGILSMGGYMIMPFASAYTVHNLGIDLDSLPLLYMVTGCVSIVVGPLVGRISDAIGGYPTFIFGSIVTAVMTVIYTNLGPTSLGMLMFVNSCMFVGIFSRMIPSQALMSGIPAPASRGAFMSINASLQQLAGGLGSISAGMIVSEGAGGKIQHFEYVGYLMVVFTAITVVMMYFVNRDVMGSRGSKKVGPAEPSLGH; encoded by the coding sequence ATGAGCTCGACCAACGACTTTATCCAGCAAGAGAAAACAACCTTCAGCCGTGATCAGTGGATCGTTATTGGTTTGCTGGCCTTCCTGCAGTTCACCATTATTCTGGATTTTATGATTTTGTCGCCACTGGGTGCGATTCTGATGCCGGCGATGCAGATTTCTCCGTCGCAGTTCGGGATGGTGGTATCGGGCTATGCCGTCAGTGCTGCGATCTCAGGTTTTCTGACCGCGGGCTTTGCCGACAAGTTTGATCGTAAGAAGTTATTGATGTTTTTTTACGCCGGATTCATTTTGGGAACTTTGTTTTGTGCCTTGGCTCCGAACTTCCACATGCTTCTGGCAGCAAGGATCGTCACCGGTCTTTTTGGTGGAGTGATTGGTTCCATCGTGTTTGCCATTATGACGGACCTTTTTCCGCTGCAACAGCGTGGTCGCGTGATGGGGATTTTGCAAACAGCATTCGCGGCAAGCCAGGTCATGGGACTTCCATTGGGGTTATGGCTTTCCAGTAAATGGGGCTGGCATTCGCCGTTCCTGATGATTGTGGCAGTCAGTACCGCCGTGGGATTTATCATCTGGGCAAAGTTACCTTCAATAACTGCTCACTTGGCTTTGCGTACAGAAAAGAAAGCTTTGACTCACCTGGTGCATACGGTGGCGACTCCCAAATACGCATTTGCGTTCGTGCTGACTGGAATTCTTTCTATGGGTGGCTACATGATCATGCCATTTGCGAGCGCTTATACGGTTCATAATCTTGGTATCGACCTGGACAGTCTGCCTTTGCTTTATATGGTCACAGGTTGTGTATCGATTGTGGTAGGGCCGTTGGTGGGAAGAATCAGTGATGCCATCGGTGGCTATCCGACATTTATTTTTGGCAGCATTGTGACTGCAGTGATGACTGTGATCTATACCAATCTTGGACCAACTTCATTGGGAATGCTGATGTTTGTGAATTCCTGCATGTTCGTGGGGATCTTCTCGCGCATGATTCCGTCACAGGCGTTGATGTCGGGAATTCCGGCTCCGGCAAGTCGTGGGGCGTTTATGTCTATCAATGCGTCCTTGCAACAGTTGGCGGGTGGTTTGGGTTCCATTTCCGCTGGGATGATTGTTTCCGAGGGAGCGGGCGGCAAAATTCAGCACTTCGAATATGTCGGCTATTTGATGGTGGTCTTCACAGCAATAACTGTGGTGATGATGTACTTCGTAAATCGCGATGTGATGGGTTCGCGTGGTTCCAAAAAAGTGGGCCCGGCAGAGCCATCATTGGGTCACTAG
- a CDS encoding DUF2239 family protein gives MSHNLDRTCTAFAGHKEIASGDVVEVATKVKKYLKDNAKENVLIFDDVTSALVELDLRGTVESVSRRYETLVAEAEEKKCGPGRPKLGVVSKEVTLLPQHWEWLALQPGGASVTLRKLIEEAKKKNFAKDQIRQAQDAVYKFMHAVAGDLPNYEEALRAMYAYDTKKFKKMIADWPKDIQEHTLRVGREALANVK, from the coding sequence ATGTCTCATAATTTGGATCGCACTTGTACTGCATTTGCCGGCCATAAAGAGATTGCCTCTGGTGATGTCGTAGAGGTGGCCACGAAAGTTAAAAAGTACCTCAAAGACAACGCCAAAGAAAACGTGCTGATCTTTGATGATGTCACAAGCGCGCTGGTGGAGCTGGATTTGCGTGGTACGGTTGAGTCAGTTTCTCGCCGCTATGAAACTCTGGTCGCCGAAGCTGAAGAAAAAAAGTGCGGCCCCGGTCGTCCTAAGTTGGGCGTTGTCTCTAAAGAGGTGACTTTGCTTCCACAACATTGGGAGTGGCTGGCATTGCAGCCGGGTGGGGCCTCTGTGACTTTGCGCAAATTGATTGAAGAAGCCAAAAAGAAAAACTTCGCCAAAGATCAAATTCGCCAGGCGCAGGATGCGGTTTATAAATTCATGCACGCTGTCGCCGGGGATCTGCCGAATTACGAAGAAGCCCTGCGCGCGATGTATGCCTACGACACCAAGAAATTCAAAAAAATGATCGCTGATTGGCCGAAAGATATTCAAGAGCATACTTTGCGGGTCGGTCGCGAAGCACTGGCTAATGTAAAATAG
- a CDS encoding methyl-accepting chemotaxis protein, producing the protein MSTIKKWLKGLRGKLLLLGVIPPVALFVIIYSAHQITTDLEGKIRYAYQVRVKLIEQVGVMSGSVHAMGRWMWIANGFADQTDQRDNFLSRAKNEIAVFDDVRDQYSKMPRNPEIIELFSSVEKNWAVAKDAAQRAIAEYEKGTPEGAAAGKAILASDFVKNLVPMTEAFKTIGQKMDIILTEEITATQKQVKQVKIFLWSLGLVVALFIFVMAISIAVRLVSSFSKVGQDIGGASKDTASASTQLSIASQSLSGGATTAAASLEETVSSLEELTSMVKRNAENAHAAEELSKSSRNAAEAGQTEILMMVNSMTELSQSSKKIEEIINVIDDIAFQTNLLALNAAVEAARAGEQGKGFAVVAEAVRTLAQRSAIAAKDISGLIKDNAVKTNQSALMAEKNGKMLKEIVDGVSKVTSLNQDIATASQEQSTGLSQISIAMNQLDKSIQENAASSEEVAASSEEMSAQAMQLSNMADILNVLIDGKTNMRGEDGVHLPHFRVERAR; encoded by the coding sequence ATGTCCACCATTAAAAAATGGTTAAAAGGACTGCGTGGAAAGTTATTGTTGTTAGGAGTTATTCCGCCTGTAGCACTCTTTGTAATCATCTATAGTGCACATCAGATCACAACGGACTTGGAAGGCAAGATTAGATACGCCTACCAAGTGCGCGTGAAATTAATTGAACAAGTTGGCGTGATGTCCGGCTCCGTGCATGCGATGGGTCGTTGGATGTGGATTGCAAACGGCTTTGCGGATCAGACGGATCAAAGGGATAATTTCCTGTCGCGTGCTAAAAATGAAATCGCGGTTTTTGACGATGTTCGCGATCAGTATAGCAAGATGCCCCGCAATCCTGAGATCATCGAACTTTTTTCCTCGGTCGAGAAAAACTGGGCCGTCGCCAAAGATGCCGCTCAGCGGGCGATTGCGGAATACGAAAAAGGAACGCCTGAGGGAGCGGCTGCCGGCAAGGCGATTCTGGCATCGGACTTCGTAAAAAATCTGGTTCCGATGACGGAAGCATTTAAAACTATTGGTCAAAAGATGGACATAATCCTGACCGAGGAAATCACCGCGACTCAAAAGCAAGTCAAACAGGTTAAGATCTTTCTTTGGTCTTTGGGGTTGGTGGTCGCGTTGTTTATTTTCGTGATGGCGATTTCAATAGCCGTGCGGCTGGTCTCGAGCTTTTCCAAGGTGGGTCAGGATATTGGCGGTGCCTCCAAAGATACGGCTTCTGCCAGCACGCAGCTTTCCATTGCGAGCCAGTCCTTGTCTGGTGGTGCCACTACAGCAGCTGCTTCGCTCGAAGAGACGGTGAGTTCTTTGGAGGAGTTGACCAGCATGGTGAAACGAAATGCCGAAAATGCACACGCTGCAGAGGAGCTTTCAAAAAGTTCCCGCAATGCCGCCGAGGCCGGGCAAACAGAAATTTTGATGATGGTAAATTCGATGACGGAACTTTCCCAGAGTTCCAAGAAAATTGAAGAGATCATCAATGTGATTGATGATATCGCGTTTCAGACCAATCTTTTAGCTCTCAATGCCGCCGTTGAAGCGGCGCGGGCGGGCGAGCAAGGTAAGGGCTTTGCGGTTGTCGCCGAAGCGGTGCGAACTCTGGCGCAGCGATCTGCGATTGCGGCAAAAGATATTTCCGGGTTGATCAAAGACAATGCTGTGAAAACCAATCAAAGCGCCCTCATGGCTGAAAAAAATGGCAAGATGCTCAAAGAAATCGTAGACGGTGTCTCAAAAGTCACAAGTCTGAATCAAGACATCGCCACTGCCAGCCAAGAGCAGTCTACAGGACTGTCGCAGATTAGCATTGCCATGAATCAGTTGGATAAATCCATTCAAGAAAATGCCGCTTCTTCAGAGGAAGTTGCCGCAAGCTCCGAAGAAATGTCGGCGCAGGCGATGCAGCTTTCCAATATGGCCGACATTCTGAACGTGCTCATCGACGGAAAAACAAATATGCGAGGTGAAGATGGTGTTCATCTGCCCCATTTCAGGGTGGAGAGGGCAAGGTAA
- a CDS encoding competence/damage-inducible protein A codes for MIASVLGIGTELVDGQIVNKNAAWISEKLKALGLTTSLHLVVPDDRKLISESLDYCAKHSHLMFITGGLGPTSDDFTRELISEWTGLKLTWDENSWAHIKERLEPRGYVVKDIQRQQCYFPEGSRIIKNSEGTANAFYVEAKGKKLFVLPGPPREIEAVWKTEIAAWLDKSVEGLDPYITRHWDTIGMGESDVATLVEQALANVNVDKGYRVHLPYVEVKMSFFKSQEEKMRVHVERVTEALRGITVTRDQQDVPLMLSLALKRYQSVSVQDSSTGQFLLNRLMPVMRDFMTEKSWSFSSHAVDEDAQVRLTISTRDEHSVFVSVARGNKKHSDIITAPFKAMPMRERRAQYFAEMAMIFWLRHL; via the coding sequence ATGATCGCTTCAGTTTTAGGCATCGGCACCGAGCTCGTGGACGGACAAATAGTTAACAAAAATGCAGCCTGGATTTCAGAAAAACTGAAAGCTTTGGGCCTGACAACCTCACTTCACCTGGTGGTGCCGGACGATAGAAAGCTGATTTCAGAGTCCTTGGATTATTGCGCCAAGCACTCGCACTTGATGTTTATCACCGGTGGTTTGGGTCCCACTTCCGATGACTTTACCCGGGAATTGATTTCGGAATGGACAGGATTAAAACTTACCTGGGATGAAAATTCCTGGGCGCATATCAAAGAACGTCTTGAACCGCGCGGTTACGTGGTCAAAGACATCCAACGTCAGCAATGCTATTTCCCGGAAGGCTCCCGCATCATAAAAAACTCTGAAGGCACCGCGAATGCCTTTTATGTGGAAGCAAAAGGCAAAAAACTTTTCGTGCTGCCCGGACCACCACGGGAAATTGAAGCTGTGTGGAAAACAGAAATCGCAGCCTGGTTGGATAAAAGCGTTGAGGGACTGGATCCCTACATCACCCGTCACTGGGATACCATCGGCATGGGCGAGTCCGATGTCGCAACCCTCGTCGAACAGGCACTGGCCAATGTGAATGTCGACAAGGGCTACCGCGTTCACCTCCCCTACGTGGAAGTGAAGATGTCTTTTTTCAAATCCCAGGAAGAGAAAATGCGCGTGCATGTCGAACGCGTGACAGAAGCATTGCGCGGGATCACCGTCACACGGGATCAGCAGGATGTGCCTTTGATGCTGTCTTTGGCTTTGAAACGATATCAATCCGTGAGCGTGCAGGACTCTTCGACCGGACAGTTTTTATTAAATCGTCTTATGCCAGTAATGCGTGATTTTATGACTGAAAAATCCTGGAGTTTTTCAAGTCATGCCGTTGACGAGGATGCTCAAGTTCGGTTGACGATATCCACTAGAGACGAGCATTCCGTTTTTGTCAGTGTCGCCCGCGGAAATAAAAAGCACTCTGACATTATCACTGCTCCCTTCAAAGCAATGCCTATGCGCGAACGCCGCGCACAGTATTTCGCCGAAATGGCCATGATCTTCTGGCTCCGTCATCTTTAA